From the Scatophagus argus isolate fScaArg1 chromosome 21, fScaArg1.pri, whole genome shotgun sequence genome, one window contains:
- the rsph10b gene encoding radial spoke head 10 homolog B isoform X3: protein MTQGKEKKTTTINSDKQDNKKTPGRRDAELPKTAEEKERRKLVNCSAILKDSADEEQSRSSLKGHNKLPESDDDINELLTLCCLTVQRYEGETCEGQFHGEGLASFEGGHMYKGMFSKGLMDGHGVFIRAGGLKYEGGFVCNMPAGQGTYTWPDGSSYKGEVYNGIRHGIGTYKCAKNGVSYTGQWDQGKRHGKGAVYYNKDKTSWYKGDWVKNNREGWGVRCYPTGNLYCGEWKNNLRHGEGTMRWLNLGQQYAGMWQNGIQHGRGTHIWNLRQADGSQFSLSNQYTGDFFQGQRHGQGTFYYPSGAVYEGEWSNNKRHAKGKLTFKDGHVFEGELTDDQLMTPNMNGNRAAVPLHGASLLSGSDSSVSVLPEMTLNIEYLLDMIPEKDRDIERKQVEFVVLMHAKELRSIYSFYSKLGYAQSPDNCFLLTRLQLWRLLKDCNIHHHDITLTQIDRFIRDDATTAEIHSPFTPMLLRKLLSCLVIVAYHIYHKDMVSHKNLLAACFSKLMTDNILPNATNVKGFLFGKPDCAVVAVNYLKKCWEIYEAYCKVNPAPRDDKTMTCRELLWMFKDLLLLDNNLTTTRLLEIITAESRDPSNLSSCVDLEITFLEFFEVLLGSAEVKCQQVSEGLEEGQSPSNTDTEARNDLPAEVNENILQTTNSLSQSMETSSDKAELFSAQDMDNQQDVETKISEEPQPAELTEEHRREGKCMQTRGMEAKGCEVELWIQTLDHFFNHIFFPAFEHYQLVSRNMKRKTHHSTQGPKQEPRSKGQ from the exons ATGACACagggtaaagaaaagaagacgACTACGATTAACAGCGATAAACAGGACAACAAGAAAACTCCTGGACGCAGAGACGCAGAGCTGCCAAAGACAgcggaggaaaaagaaagaagaaagttaGTGAACTGCTCTGCCATTTTAAAGGATTCAGCGGATGAGGAGCAGAGCCGAAGCAGCCTCAAAGGCCATAACAAGCTGCCCGAGAGTGATGATGACATCAATGAACTCCTCACACTCTGTTGCTTAACTGTACAGAG ATACGAAGGGGAAACGTGTGAGGGCCAGTTTCATGGAGAAGGACTCGCATCTTTCGAAGGAGGCCATATGTACAAG GGGATGTTTTCCAAAGGACTTATGGATGGACATGGTGTCTTCATACGGGCAGGTGGATTGAAATATGAG GGAGGATTTGTGTGCAACATGCCTGCTGGCCAGGGCACGTACACCTGGCCAGATGGCAGCTCCTATAAGGGGGAGGTGTACAACGGGATACGACATGGGATTGGAACctacaaatgtgcaaaaaatggTGTGTCATACACAGGACAGTGGGATCAGGGCAAGAGGCATGGAAAG GGAGCAGTGTATTATAACAAGGACAAGACCTCTTGGTACAAAGGAGACTGGGTGAAGAACAACAGAGAGGGATGGGGAGTGAGATG TTACCCCACAGGTAACCTTTACTGTGGTGAGTGGAAGAACAACCTGAGACATGGAGAGGGCACGATGAGGTGGCTAAACCTTGGACAGCAGTATGCTGGCATGTGGCAAAATGGCATCCAG CATGGACGAGGCACACACATCTGGAACCTGAGGCAAGCAGATGGATCTCAGTTTTCCCTGAGCAATCAGTACACAGGGGATTTCTTTCAGGGTCAAAGGCATGGACAGGGGACCTTTTACTACCCCAGTGGTGCAGTCTATGAAGGGGAGTGGAGTAACAACAAAAGACATGCAAAG GGAAAATTAACTTTTAAGGATGGGCATGTCTTTGAAGGAGAGCTTACGGATGATCAGCTGATGACACCTAACATGAATGGAAACAGAGCTGCCGTTCCTCTGCATG GTGCATCTCTTCTGTCAGGTAGTGattcatctgtttctgtcttacCAGAGATGACTCTGAACATCGAATATCTCCTGGACATGATTCCTGAGAAAGATCGGGACATTGAACGGAAACAG GTGGAGTTTGTGGTTCTGATGCATGCCAAAGAGCTGAGGTCTATTTACAGTTTCTACAGCAAACTTGGCTATGCCCAGTCTCCAGATAACTGCTTCCTGCTCACCCGCCTGCAGCTCTGGCGCCTGCTCAAAGACTGTAACATCCACCATCACGACATTACTCTGACACAGATCGACCGTTTTATCAGAG acGATGCCACTACAGCAGAGATCCACTCTCCTTTCACTCCCATGCTTCTTCGAAAGCTCCTCAGCTGTCTAGTGATTGTGGCCTATCACATCTACCATAAGGACATGGT GTCACACAAGAACCTTCTGGCTGCCTGCTTTTCCAAACTGATGACAGACAACATCCTTCCCAATGCAACGAATGTAAAAG GGTTCCTGTTTGGGAAGCCGGACTGTGCTGTGGTGGCAGTGAACTACTTAAAGAAGTGCTGGGAAATCTATGAGGCTTACTGCAAAGTCAATCCAGCCCCCAGAGATGACAAGACCATGACCTGTCGAGAACTGCTGTGGATGTTCAAG GATCTCCTTCTGCTGGACAATAACCTGACCACAACAAGATTATTGGAGATCATCACTGCAGAGAGCCGTGACCCCAGCAACCTGTCCTCATGTGTGGATCTGGAG ATTACATTCCTAGAGTTTTTTGAGGTACTTCTTGGCTCTGCTGAAGTGAAATGTCAGCAGGTTTCTGAAGGTCTAGAGGAGGGACAGTCACCATCCAACACTGACACTGAGGCCAGGAATGATCTACCTGCGGAGGTCAACGAGAACATTTTGCAGACTACAAACAGCCTTTCCCAGTCG ATGGAGACATCAAGTGACAAAGCAGAATTATTCAGTGCTCAGGACATGGACAATCAACAAGATGTTGAAACTAAAATCAGTGAAGAACCTCAACCTGCAG AGCTGACAGAAGAGCATAGAAGGGAAGGAAAGTGCATGCAAACCAGAGGAATGGAGGCCAAAGGCTGTGAAGTGGAGCTTTGGATCCAGACACTTGATCATTTCTTCAACCATATTTTCTTCCCAGCTTTTGAACATTATCAATTAGTGTCCAGAAAtatgaagagaaagacacaccACTCTACCCAAGGCCCCAAACAAGAGCCA AGGTCGAAGGGGCAATGA
- the rsph10b gene encoding radial spoke head 10 homolog B isoform X1 — translation MTQGKEKKTTTINSDKQDNKKTPGRRDAELPKTAEEKERRKLVNCSAILKDSADEEQSRSSLKGHNKLPESDDDINELLTLCCLTVQRYEGETCEGQFHGEGLASFEGGHMYKGMFSKGLMDGHGVFIRAGGLKYEGGFVCNMPAGQGTYTWPDGSSYKGEVYNGIRHGIGTYKCAKNGVSYTGQWDQGKRHGKGAVYYNKDKTSWYKGDWVKNNREGWGVRCYPTGNLYCGEWKNNLRHGEGTMRWLNLGQQYAGMWQNGIQHGRGTHIWNLRQADGSQFSLSNQYTGDFFQGQRHGQGTFYYPSGAVYEGEWSNNKRHAKGKLTFKDGHVFEGELTDDQLMTPNMNGNRAAVPLHGASLLSGSDSSVSVLPEMTLNIEYLLDMIPEKDRDIERKQVEFVVLMHAKELRSIYSFYSKLGYAQSPDNCFLLTRLQLWRLLKDCNIHHHDITLTQIDRFIRDDATTAEIHSPFTPMLLRKLLSCLVIVAYHIYHKDMVSHKNLLAACFSKLMTDNILPNATNVKGFLFGKPDCAVVAVNYLKKCWEIYEAYCKVNPAPRDDKTMTCRELLWMFKDLLLLDNNLTTTRLLEIITAESRDPSNLSSCVDLEITFLEFFEVLLGSAEVKCQQVSEGLEEGQSPSNTDTEARNDLPAEVNENILQTTNSLSQSMETSSDKAELFSAQDMDNQQDVETKISEEPQPAELTEEHRREGKCMQTRGMEAKGCEVELWIQTLDHFFNHIFFPAFEHYQLVSRNMKRKTHHSTQGPKQEPGSTLLEIPSQGEFFVGSVDGVMY, via the exons ATGACACagggtaaagaaaagaagacgACTACGATTAACAGCGATAAACAGGACAACAAGAAAACTCCTGGACGCAGAGACGCAGAGCTGCCAAAGACAgcggaggaaaaagaaagaagaaagttaGTGAACTGCTCTGCCATTTTAAAGGATTCAGCGGATGAGGAGCAGAGCCGAAGCAGCCTCAAAGGCCATAACAAGCTGCCCGAGAGTGATGATGACATCAATGAACTCCTCACACTCTGTTGCTTAACTGTACAGAG ATACGAAGGGGAAACGTGTGAGGGCCAGTTTCATGGAGAAGGACTCGCATCTTTCGAAGGAGGCCATATGTACAAG GGGATGTTTTCCAAAGGACTTATGGATGGACATGGTGTCTTCATACGGGCAGGTGGATTGAAATATGAG GGAGGATTTGTGTGCAACATGCCTGCTGGCCAGGGCACGTACACCTGGCCAGATGGCAGCTCCTATAAGGGGGAGGTGTACAACGGGATACGACATGGGATTGGAACctacaaatgtgcaaaaaatggTGTGTCATACACAGGACAGTGGGATCAGGGCAAGAGGCATGGAAAG GGAGCAGTGTATTATAACAAGGACAAGACCTCTTGGTACAAAGGAGACTGGGTGAAGAACAACAGAGAGGGATGGGGAGTGAGATG TTACCCCACAGGTAACCTTTACTGTGGTGAGTGGAAGAACAACCTGAGACATGGAGAGGGCACGATGAGGTGGCTAAACCTTGGACAGCAGTATGCTGGCATGTGGCAAAATGGCATCCAG CATGGACGAGGCACACACATCTGGAACCTGAGGCAAGCAGATGGATCTCAGTTTTCCCTGAGCAATCAGTACACAGGGGATTTCTTTCAGGGTCAAAGGCATGGACAGGGGACCTTTTACTACCCCAGTGGTGCAGTCTATGAAGGGGAGTGGAGTAACAACAAAAGACATGCAAAG GGAAAATTAACTTTTAAGGATGGGCATGTCTTTGAAGGAGAGCTTACGGATGATCAGCTGATGACACCTAACATGAATGGAAACAGAGCTGCCGTTCCTCTGCATG GTGCATCTCTTCTGTCAGGTAGTGattcatctgtttctgtcttacCAGAGATGACTCTGAACATCGAATATCTCCTGGACATGATTCCTGAGAAAGATCGGGACATTGAACGGAAACAG GTGGAGTTTGTGGTTCTGATGCATGCCAAAGAGCTGAGGTCTATTTACAGTTTCTACAGCAAACTTGGCTATGCCCAGTCTCCAGATAACTGCTTCCTGCTCACCCGCCTGCAGCTCTGGCGCCTGCTCAAAGACTGTAACATCCACCATCACGACATTACTCTGACACAGATCGACCGTTTTATCAGAG acGATGCCACTACAGCAGAGATCCACTCTCCTTTCACTCCCATGCTTCTTCGAAAGCTCCTCAGCTGTCTAGTGATTGTGGCCTATCACATCTACCATAAGGACATGGT GTCACACAAGAACCTTCTGGCTGCCTGCTTTTCCAAACTGATGACAGACAACATCCTTCCCAATGCAACGAATGTAAAAG GGTTCCTGTTTGGGAAGCCGGACTGTGCTGTGGTGGCAGTGAACTACTTAAAGAAGTGCTGGGAAATCTATGAGGCTTACTGCAAAGTCAATCCAGCCCCCAGAGATGACAAGACCATGACCTGTCGAGAACTGCTGTGGATGTTCAAG GATCTCCTTCTGCTGGACAATAACCTGACCACAACAAGATTATTGGAGATCATCACTGCAGAGAGCCGTGACCCCAGCAACCTGTCCTCATGTGTGGATCTGGAG ATTACATTCCTAGAGTTTTTTGAGGTACTTCTTGGCTCTGCTGAAGTGAAATGTCAGCAGGTTTCTGAAGGTCTAGAGGAGGGACAGTCACCATCCAACACTGACACTGAGGCCAGGAATGATCTACCTGCGGAGGTCAACGAGAACATTTTGCAGACTACAAACAGCCTTTCCCAGTCG ATGGAGACATCAAGTGACAAAGCAGAATTATTCAGTGCTCAGGACATGGACAATCAACAAGATGTTGAAACTAAAATCAGTGAAGAACCTCAACCTGCAG AGCTGACAGAAGAGCATAGAAGGGAAGGAAAGTGCATGCAAACCAGAGGAATGGAGGCCAAAGGCTGTGAAGTGGAGCTTTGGATCCAGACACTTGATCATTTCTTCAACCATATTTTCTTCCCAGCTTTTGAACATTATCAATTAGTGTCCAGAAAtatgaagagaaagacacaccACTCTACCCAAGGCCCCAAACAAGAGCCAGGTAGTACACTGCTAGAAATTCCCAGCCAAGGTGAATTTTTTGTTGGCTCAGTTGACGGTGTTATGTACTAG
- the rsph10b gene encoding radial spoke head 10 homolog B isoform X2: MTQGKEKKTTTINSDKQDNKKTPGRRDAELPKTAEEKERRKLVNCSAILKDSADEEQSRSSLKGHNKLPESDDDINELLTLCCLTVQRYEGETCEGQFHGEGLASFEGGHMYKGMFSKGLMDGHGVFIRAGGLKYEGGFVCNMPAGQGTYTWPDGSSYKGEVYNGIRHGIGTYKCAKNGVSYTGQWDQGKRHGKGAVYYNKDKTSWYKGDWVKNNREGWGVRCYPTGNLYCGEWKNNLRHGEGTMRWLNLGQQYAGMWQNGIQHGRGTHIWNLRQADGSQFSLSNQYTGDFFQGQRHGQGTFYYPSGAVYEGEWSNNKRHAKGKLTFKDGHVFEGELTDDQLMTPNMNGNRAAVPLHEMTLNIEYLLDMIPEKDRDIERKQVEFVVLMHAKELRSIYSFYSKLGYAQSPDNCFLLTRLQLWRLLKDCNIHHHDITLTQIDRFIRDDATTAEIHSPFTPMLLRKLLSCLVIVAYHIYHKDMVSHKNLLAACFSKLMTDNILPNATNVKGFLFGKPDCAVVAVNYLKKCWEIYEAYCKVNPAPRDDKTMTCRELLWMFKDLLLLDNNLTTTRLLEIITAESRDPSNLSSCVDLEITFLEFFEVLLGSAEVKCQQVSEGLEEGQSPSNTDTEARNDLPAEVNENILQTTNSLSQSMETSSDKAELFSAQDMDNQQDVETKISEEPQPAELTEEHRREGKCMQTRGMEAKGCEVELWIQTLDHFFNHIFFPAFEHYQLVSRNMKRKTHHSTQGPKQEPGSTLLEIPSQGEFFVGSVDGVMY, from the exons ATGACACagggtaaagaaaagaagacgACTACGATTAACAGCGATAAACAGGACAACAAGAAAACTCCTGGACGCAGAGACGCAGAGCTGCCAAAGACAgcggaggaaaaagaaagaagaaagttaGTGAACTGCTCTGCCATTTTAAAGGATTCAGCGGATGAGGAGCAGAGCCGAAGCAGCCTCAAAGGCCATAACAAGCTGCCCGAGAGTGATGATGACATCAATGAACTCCTCACACTCTGTTGCTTAACTGTACAGAG ATACGAAGGGGAAACGTGTGAGGGCCAGTTTCATGGAGAAGGACTCGCATCTTTCGAAGGAGGCCATATGTACAAG GGGATGTTTTCCAAAGGACTTATGGATGGACATGGTGTCTTCATACGGGCAGGTGGATTGAAATATGAG GGAGGATTTGTGTGCAACATGCCTGCTGGCCAGGGCACGTACACCTGGCCAGATGGCAGCTCCTATAAGGGGGAGGTGTACAACGGGATACGACATGGGATTGGAACctacaaatgtgcaaaaaatggTGTGTCATACACAGGACAGTGGGATCAGGGCAAGAGGCATGGAAAG GGAGCAGTGTATTATAACAAGGACAAGACCTCTTGGTACAAAGGAGACTGGGTGAAGAACAACAGAGAGGGATGGGGAGTGAGATG TTACCCCACAGGTAACCTTTACTGTGGTGAGTGGAAGAACAACCTGAGACATGGAGAGGGCACGATGAGGTGGCTAAACCTTGGACAGCAGTATGCTGGCATGTGGCAAAATGGCATCCAG CATGGACGAGGCACACACATCTGGAACCTGAGGCAAGCAGATGGATCTCAGTTTTCCCTGAGCAATCAGTACACAGGGGATTTCTTTCAGGGTCAAAGGCATGGACAGGGGACCTTTTACTACCCCAGTGGTGCAGTCTATGAAGGGGAGTGGAGTAACAACAAAAGACATGCAAAG GGAAAATTAACTTTTAAGGATGGGCATGTCTTTGAAGGAGAGCTTACGGATGATCAGCTGATGACACCTAACATGAATGGAAACAGAGCTGCCGTTCCTCTGCATG AGATGACTCTGAACATCGAATATCTCCTGGACATGATTCCTGAGAAAGATCGGGACATTGAACGGAAACAG GTGGAGTTTGTGGTTCTGATGCATGCCAAAGAGCTGAGGTCTATTTACAGTTTCTACAGCAAACTTGGCTATGCCCAGTCTCCAGATAACTGCTTCCTGCTCACCCGCCTGCAGCTCTGGCGCCTGCTCAAAGACTGTAACATCCACCATCACGACATTACTCTGACACAGATCGACCGTTTTATCAGAG acGATGCCACTACAGCAGAGATCCACTCTCCTTTCACTCCCATGCTTCTTCGAAAGCTCCTCAGCTGTCTAGTGATTGTGGCCTATCACATCTACCATAAGGACATGGT GTCACACAAGAACCTTCTGGCTGCCTGCTTTTCCAAACTGATGACAGACAACATCCTTCCCAATGCAACGAATGTAAAAG GGTTCCTGTTTGGGAAGCCGGACTGTGCTGTGGTGGCAGTGAACTACTTAAAGAAGTGCTGGGAAATCTATGAGGCTTACTGCAAAGTCAATCCAGCCCCCAGAGATGACAAGACCATGACCTGTCGAGAACTGCTGTGGATGTTCAAG GATCTCCTTCTGCTGGACAATAACCTGACCACAACAAGATTATTGGAGATCATCACTGCAGAGAGCCGTGACCCCAGCAACCTGTCCTCATGTGTGGATCTGGAG ATTACATTCCTAGAGTTTTTTGAGGTACTTCTTGGCTCTGCTGAAGTGAAATGTCAGCAGGTTTCTGAAGGTCTAGAGGAGGGACAGTCACCATCCAACACTGACACTGAGGCCAGGAATGATCTACCTGCGGAGGTCAACGAGAACATTTTGCAGACTACAAACAGCCTTTCCCAGTCG ATGGAGACATCAAGTGACAAAGCAGAATTATTCAGTGCTCAGGACATGGACAATCAACAAGATGTTGAAACTAAAATCAGTGAAGAACCTCAACCTGCAG AGCTGACAGAAGAGCATAGAAGGGAAGGAAAGTGCATGCAAACCAGAGGAATGGAGGCCAAAGGCTGTGAAGTGGAGCTTTGGATCCAGACACTTGATCATTTCTTCAACCATATTTTCTTCCCAGCTTTTGAACATTATCAATTAGTGTCCAGAAAtatgaagagaaagacacaccACTCTACCCAAGGCCCCAAACAAGAGCCAGGTAGTACACTGCTAGAAATTCCCAGCCAAGGTGAATTTTTTGTTGGCTCAGTTGACGGTGTTATGTACTAG